TCTACAGCTCCGTGATGATCGACGCCTCGCACGATCCGTTCGAGAAGAACGTCGCGATCACCAAGCGCGTCGTCGACGCGGCCCACGCCAAGGGCATCTCCGTCGAAGCCGAACTCGGCATGCTCGGCGGCGTCGAGGAAGACATCAAGGTCGAGGACGGCCACGCCACTCTCACCAACCCGGCCGAGGCCGAGGACTTCGTCAAGAAGACCGGTTGCGACTCCCTCGCCTGCGCCATCGGCACCTCGCACGGCGCCTTCAAGTTCAAGGGCAAGCAATCCCTCCACTTCGACGTGCTCGAGAAGATCAAGGCCCGCATGCCCGGCTTCCCGCTCGTCATGCACGGTAGCTCCAGCGTGCCGAAGGACGAAGTCGACCGCATCAACGCCGCCGGCGGCACCATCAAGGACTCGATGGGCGTCGACGTGAACGAGTATCTCCCCGCCGCCAAGCTCGGCGTCACCAAGATCAACATCGACACCGACGGCCGCCTCGTCTGGACGCGCGTGCACCGCGAGTTCTTCCGCGACAAGCCCGCCGAGTTCGACTTCCGCCCGCCGGGCAAGATCTTCATCGAGGAATACGCGAAGTTCATCGCCTCGCGCAACGTGCTGCTCGGCTCCGCCGGCCAGCTCGACGCCCTCCGCCAGAGCCTCGGCAAGTAAGCGCGCACATCGCGCTCGCCGCCTCCTTCCGACGCCGCCTCGCCCGAGGCGGCGTTTTTTTGCTGCCCTTTCCGCGGGTGCGCAATTCGGACTTCCCCTCGTGTGCTACATTCGCTCTATCGCGTCTGTGCCAGTCGTTTTCCGTATCGCTCTACTGCATTTCATCTGCTGCGCGGCGATGGCGGCCGCTCCGGAGAAAATCGTCAACTTACCCGACTTCCCCGTTCGGGCGCCGACGGCACCGATCGTTAAAGTAGAGGTGCCGCTCCGCTTGCACGTGGCCCGCTACGGTGCCGCGCTCGTGGCAGACGGCAGATATATCTATGTCGTCGGCGGCGCCAACACGCACGGGCAGAGCATTGGCGAGATCGAGCGCCTCGACCTTGAACGCAACACCTCCGAGATCGTAGCCCGATTAGCCATCCCTCGACGCAATCACGCCGTCGCGATCTCGAATGGACAGCTCTACGTGGTCGGCGGCTACCGCGGCAGTTCCATTCGTTCCTCCCGTGTGTTCGAGGATTCCATGGAGATTGTCGATCTCGCGAGTGGAACGAGCCGATTCGGTCCACCGCTTCCCACGGCGAAGGCCAATTTCGGATGCGTCGCGATCGGCAGTCGGCTTTACGTCTTCGGCGGTGCCAAGGTCCGCAACGGCCATATCGTGGACACCAACTCGGTTGAAGTCTTCGATCTGAATCAGAATCGCTGGAGCGTCGGCATGACAATGCCCACCGCACGCGAGTGTGCCGCCACCGTCGTCACCGGTTTCGCGATTGTGGCCGGCGGAACCCGTTCCCGGCGAGAGTTGCGAGACGTCGAGGTCTACATTCCCACCGAGAATATCTGGCGCATCCTGCCACCGCTGCACCGGGCGACCAGCACGACCTCCGCAACACTCGCCGATCACTACCTCCTGTTGTTCGGCGAAACGGACTTGATCGCCTATGATCTGAAGACCAAACGCTCGGAACCTTACGCCCTCGACTATCAGGCCGCCCGTGGCTCGACGGCGATCGCTCACAACGGTCGCATCTACGTGGTGGGTGGACAAACCTCAGGGGAGCTGAATCTCGACGATTTCCAGGTCACATCTCCCACTGTTGATCTCGGACCAAATCCGAGCCCCGCGGAGGATTACGAACAGTTCATCGATGCTCGCCAACGACTCAACCTCGCTGCCACGCGGGTTCAGCCTCCCCCTGGAACAGAACTCGCTGAACGCAATTTCAGCATCGGCGACACTGCCCTGGCCACCACCATCGGCAGCTTGGACTTTTCTGGCACCAAAGACTACGGCGCACTCGACGCCGTTCAGGTCTTCGCCATTCGCCGCGCGGCGAGCACGCCGCCGCGATGATCGCCGGTCCGCTTTCGCCGAAGCGAGACCTTCTCGTCGGCAAGTAAGCGCTCGTCATCCCTGCGGCCGGCCGTGAGCCTAAATCGAGTCCGCATGAACCTCGTCTTCCTCCACGGCGCGCCCGCCACCGGCAAATACACCGTCGGCCGCGAGCTCGCTGCGCTCACGGGCTACGAGCTGTTTCACAACCACATCGTGGTCGACGCGGTGCTGCGCCGCCACGCCTTCGGGACGCCGGAATTCATCGCCGAGCGCGATGCCGGCTGGCGCGGGCACCTCGAGCTCGCGGTCGATCGCCGACCGCCCGGACTGATTTCCACCTTCAATCCCGAGAACACCGTCCCCGCGGCGTTCATCGACTGGCTCTTTCACGAGCTCGGCACGCGCGAGGGCGTCGTGCTGCACTCCGTCAAACTCCACGCCAGCGAGGCGCAGATCGCCGACCGGCTCGGTTCGGCGCAACGGCGGCAATTTCACAAGCTCACCGATGTCCGGCTCTACGCACAACTGCGCGCCGACGGCGCCTTCGATCAGCCGAAAATCCCGCGCACCGATCTGCGCATCGACACCGGGCGGATGACCGCCCCCGACGCCGCGCGACGGATCGTGGAACATTTCCATCTCCTCACGGCGTGATGAACGATTTCGCCGTCCGCTTGAACGACTACGCCGACGCCATCGTGCGCGTCGGCGTCAATCTCCAACCCGGCCAGAAGCTGCTCGTCACCGATCCTTACGACCAACAGGGCGTCGCCCGCAGCGCCGAAGTGCTGGTCGAAGCCGTTCAGCGCGCCGCAACCGGAACAGGCGGCGGCGTGGAAGTGCTCTGGAGCCCCAGCACGCAAATCCGCGCGATGGCCGAGGCCGACCAGCGCGGCACCTTCGACCGGCTCGTGGAACAGAACACGTCACGGCTCGCGCATCATCTCCGCCGCGGCGGCGCCTTCCTCTTTCTCACCGGCAGCCAGCCGCGACTGATGGAGGGCGTGCCGGCGGCCAACCTCGCCGCCCAGCACGAGATCACTTGGCGCCACTTCGGGCCGATCGTGCAACAGCTCGTCCGCGGCGCCGCGCAGTGGTGCATCGCTCCCGCCCCTTCGCCGAGCTGGGCTGCGCTGACCTTCGCCGACCTGCCGAGCGAACAACGCCTCGCTGCACTGTGGCGCTGCGTCTTCGACAGCGCGCGCGCGACCGGTGACGGTCGCGCCACCGACTATTGGAACGAGCACCTCGACCGCCTGGTCGCGACGGCCGACAAACTGAACGCCGCGCGCCGCACCGTCGTGCACTTCACTGGCGCAGGCACCGATCTCATCCTCAAGCTCCCGCCCCAACACCACTGGTGCACGGCCGCGCAGCACACAAAACGCGGCGTGCGCCACGTCATTAACCTGCCGACCGAGGAGATTTTCACTGCCCCCGATTGTCGCAGTGCGAATGGCCGCATCCGCGTCGCTCGCCCGGTTTGTCACGCCGGCACCACGATCGAAGGCATCGAACTCGAGTTCCGCGCCGGACGCGTTGTCGCGTCCGCTGCTCGCACGAACGCCGATCTGCTCCGCGAGCTCCTCGCCACCGACGAGGGCGCCGTGCGGCTCGGCGAGGTGGCATTGCTCGCTGCTGAACTCGGCGCGCCGCCCCCGTCCTGGCCCGCCACGCGCGCGGTGTTTCACCATCCCCTGCTCGACGAAAACGCGGCCAACCACATCGCGCTCGGCGAGGCGTATCCGTTCTGTCACCGCGGTTGGTGGAAGCGCGCCGTGAATCGCAGCCTTGTGCACGTCGACCTGCCGCTCGACGCCCGCGCGGAGCTCAGTTAAGGAACCGCGCGCCGCCCTTCCCTGTCCATCGCGTCCCGTGCCGGACTCCCCCCCCAGCCCCGCCAACGATCCCGACTTGCTCCTGCGCGCCAGCGCCGGCGACCAAGCGGCGTTCGGCCAGCTCATGCGCGCGCACTACGAGCCGGTTTTCCGGACGGTATTCGGCATTTTGCGGAATGAACACGACGCGCGCGACGTCACACAGGAGGTGTGGGTCAAGGTCTGGCAGGAATTGCCGCGCTTCCGCGGCGACGCGAAGTTCACGACCTGGGTCCACCCCATCGCCGTGCGCAAATCCCTCGATCATCTCCGCAAGCGCCGCCGCTGGTTCGACCGGTTCCTGCCGTTCGCCAGCGCGGGCGAAGACGCACCGCCCGAGGCCGTGATGGTCGCGGAGCCATCGACCGAGACCACCGCCCGCGACGAGGCCGAGGGTGGCGAGCGCCGCGAGCAACTCCAGCGCGCCCTCGACGCACTGCCGCCCAAACACCGCGCCGTCCTCACGCTCCGCGAAGTGCAAGGCCTCAGCTACGAGGAAATCGCGCAGGCAATGGAGCTGCCCATCGGCACCGTCATGTCGCGCCTCTATCACGCACGGAAAATGCTCGCCCAGAAACTGAAACCTTCCCGATGAAAACCAACCGTCTCACATTCATCCTGCTGCTCCTGTTCGGTCTGGCGCTGACCCCGGCGGTGCGCTCCCAAGCCGCGGAGCGCGTGCGGTTGCACGCGTTCCTCATCACAGCCTCGCAGGAACGCGACGGGAAGAGCGACCCTCGCCTTGCGAACTACGAGCCCACGCTGCGCCGCCTGATGCGTTTCGAATCCTTCGAATACCAAGGCAGTGACCGCGGCGAAATCGGCCCGAAGGAGACGGTGACGCTGCTGGTCGGCCAAGGCCACGAACTCACCCTCGAAGCGGGCGAGAATCCCCACCAGCTGCGTGTGCGCTGGTCGGCGAACATCGGCGAAAAGACCCTCATCAACACCGGCATCACTTTCCGGCGCCCCGGCGTGCCCGCCGTGCTCGGCGGTCCACCCACAGGTCGCGTCCCCGGAGAGGTTTATGCGGTTTTCATTGTGGCGGAGTAAGGACGCCGCGGAAATTTGAATAAGCCCGCTAAGGCACGCGTCACATGAGCAACCCAACACGGGAACAACCCATGAAGACCAAACTCACTGCTCTTGCTCTCGCGCTCGTGACCTTTTCCGCCTTCGCCGCTCCGCAGACCGCCAAAGCCAACGACACCGGCGCAGTCCTCGGCGGATTCATCGGCGGCGTGATCGTCGGCAGCGTCCTCGCCGACAACCACCGCGGCCCCGACACCGTCGTCGTTCAAGCCGGCTATCGCGACGGTCACCGTTACGACGCGCCGCGCGGTTACTGGCGCGACGTTCACACCCGCGTCTGGGTGGCGGGCTTCTGGACGATGGAGCGCGACCATTGGGGCCGCCCCTATCGCCGCTACGTCGAGGGCCATTACGAAATCCGCACCGAGCGCGTGTGGGTCGCCTACAACGATCGCGGCTACCGCCGCTGGTAATTTTTGAAGCAATGAACTGTCGCAGCGCCCAATCCCTGCTGCTCACCGAAAACGACGGCGTGCTTACTCCGGCTCAGCACGCCGAGCTGGCTTCGCACCTCGCGTCGTGCGCGGCGTGCCGCGCCTACCGCGCCGAGCTCGCAGCCGCCTTGGAGACGCTGCGGGCCGATGTGCAGGCCGCGCCCTTGCCGGACATCGACGCCGAATGGCGTGCGGTGCAGGCCAAGATCGATGCCACGCGCAGCGCCTCCGCACCGCGCCGTGAAAAACGACGGCTCGCACCGGTCGTTTGGATTTCCGCTCCCCTCGCCGCGGCCGCCGCCGTGGCGCTGACGCTCTTCGTCGGTCGCCCGGTGCCGAGCGACGAACTCGCGAACGCCAGCGGCGCGGAATTCGCCGCGCGCGTCGACTACGTCGATGTCGCCGATCCAAGCGCGACTCCGATTGTCTATTCGGACAAAGAGAGCGGCTGGCTCGTCGTCTGGGCCGAGAGCGCCGATACGGGCCACACCTCGGGTTGAGTTGCCCTAGAGCTTCTTCCGGAAACTCAGTTGGGTCTTCGTGACGGCGTATCCCAGTCGCTCGTAGAAACGGCGCGCGTCGAGCCGCACTTGATTGGAACGCACGCCCATGAGCGCCAGGCCTCGCCCGCGCGCCCATTGCTCGGCCGCACCGACCAAGACCGTGCCGACGCCACGCCCCCTTTCCGCCGCCGTGACCACCAATCCGACGATCTCGCCGCGCGGTTCCGATTCCAGCAGGTTGGTCGCCTGGACTTGCAACCAGCCGACCACACCGCCGGTTCGCGCCGCGACGAAAACCGCCTGCGCATCGTCACTGAGAATACGCGCGAGCCGCTCGCCCACTTCCTCGGTCGTGCCGGTATAGCCAAGCTCGCGAACGAGCCCGCACAACGCCGGCACGTCGGCTACGACAGCCGATCGAACGATGATCGGCGTGTCGCCTACGGCAGCCACGGGAACTGCTCGGCCTTCGGCTTCCGCTTCTCCTTTTGCGCGGTCATGAATTCCTTCGCCTCTTCAGTCATGTAGTAGAGCATCGTCGCGTTGCCTGCGAGTTCCTGCACGCCGCTCTGGCCATCGAGTTCGGCGTTGAAAGCCGACTTCAGGCAACGGATCGCGAGCGGGCTGCGTTGGAGGATATCCCGGGCCCACGCAACGCCCTCCGCCTCGAGCTCGGCGACCGGCACGACCTTGTTGACGAGTCCCATCGCGAGCGCCTCCTGGGCGTTGTATTGGCGACAGAGGAACCAGATTTCGCGGGCCTTCTTCTGTCCGACCATGCGCGCGAGGTAACTGGAGCCGAAGCCGCCGTCGAAGCTGCCCATCTTGGGGCCGACCTGGCCGAAGATGCCGTTGTCCGCGGCGATGGTGAGATCGCACATCACGTGAAGCACGTGGCCGCCGCCGATGGCGTAACCCGCCACGAGCGCGATGACGACCTTGGGCATCGAACGGATGAGTTTCTGCACCTCGAGAATGTTCAGGCGCGGCACGCCTTTCGCGTCGATGTAGCCACCGTGGCCGCGCACCGACTGGTCGCCGCCGGCGCAGAAGGCGTATTTGCCGTCTTTGGCCGGGCCGGCGCCGGTGAGGAGCACGACGCCGATCTTCTGGTCCTCGCGTGCGTCGAGCAGCGCTTCATGCAGCTCGAACACCGTCTGCGGACGGAACGCATTGCGCTTCTCGGGCCGGTTGATCGTGATTTTGGCGATGCCGTCGGCCTTCTGGTAGATGATGTCCTCGTAGTTTTTGGCGGTTTTCCAGGCGGGAATCATGTCTCCACCGTCCGCGAAAACAGCTGAGCGGCAAACGTTTTCGCGGGTGCGTCTATTTTTTACCAACGCGCGTCAAGCGGTAACTCCTCGGCGCAGAAAACGGCTGGCGGGGCGCGGGGTGTTGCCCAACAGTCGCCCGTTCAATGCAAGCAGAAGGGAAAGGCCATGTTGCTGCGGCAGGTGCGGGACTGACGCTGGGCGCGCTCGGCGTCGTGTTCGGCGATATCGGCACGAGCCCGCTGTATGCGTTGCGCGAGTGCCTGAACTACCTGCCGCCGGTCGATCGCGCGCAAGGCGTGCTCGGTGCGCTTTCGCTGGTCTTCTGGGCCATGGTGCTCGTGGTGATCGTGAAGTATCTCGTGTTCGTGACGCGCGCCGACAACCGCGGCGAGGGCGGCATCTTCGCCCTGCTCGCACTCGGTCACGGCCAGCGGCAGCGCAGCAAAATGGGCGTGATGACCGTGCTCATCCTGCTCGGCGCCGCGCTGCTTTACGGCGACGGCATCATCACGCCGGCGATTTCGGTTATGGGCGCGGTGGAAGGCATCAACACGTTCACGCCGGGCTTCGCCGGCTGGGTGCCGTTCCTGTCGGCGATCGTTTTGGGCGGACTTTTTGCAGTGCAATACAAAGGCACGAAGAGCATCGGACGCATCTTTGGTCCGGCGATGTTGATCTGGTTCATCGTGCTCGGACTGCTCGGCATCTGGCATGTGATCGAGAATCCGGCGGTCTTTGTCGCCCTCGACCCACGCCTCGGCATCCGGTTGCTGCTGTCGCACCCGCAGGAATCCGCCGGTTTGCTCGGCTCGGTGGTGCTGGCAATCACCGGTGCCGAGGCGCTCTACGCGGATATGGGCCACTTCGGTCGGCGCCACATCGCGCGGGCGTGGTATTTCTGCGCCTTCCCCGGACTGGTGCTGAATTACTTCGGGCAAGGCGCACGCGCCCTCGCCCACCCCGACGACACCACGCACACGTTCTTCGCGCTCGTGCCGGAGGGCGCGCCACGCCTCGCGCTCACGCTGCTTTCGATCGTCGCGGCCATCATCGCGAGCCAGGCGATGATCTCCGGCGTGTTCTCGCTCACGCGCCAGGCGATCCAGCTGGGCTATTTTCCGCGGTTGATGATCAACTACACCAACCCCGACCAATCCGGCCAAATCTACCTGCCGCTCGTGAACGGCCTCCTCGCCGCCGGTTCGATCTACGTCGTGCTCGCGTTCCGCTCCAGCGAACGCCTCGCCGCCGCCTACGGCATCGCGGTCACGGGCACGATGGTCGTGACGACGCTGGCCTTCTACGCCGTCCTGCGACTGAACTGGAAATGGCCCGTGTGGCGCGCCGTCCTCCTCTGCGCGTTTTTCCTCGCGATCGACGTCCCGTTGTTCGCCTCGAATCTCCACAAATTCGCCGACGGCGGCTGGTTTCCCGTGCTCATCGCACTCGGCGTGATCGCGGTCATGCACACCTGGAAGACCGGCAAGGAGGAGATCTTCCGCCGTATCTACGCCAATGGTGTCACGGAGGACGAGCTCCGCTCCATCGCCCGCAGCGAGCACATCACGCGTGTGCGTGGCGCCGGCGTTTTCATGGCGGGCAACCCCACCGGCACGCCGCTGGTGCTGCTGCACCATCTCAAGGCCAACAAGGTTCTCCACGAGACCGTCGT
This window of the Candidatus Didemnitutus sp. genome carries:
- a CDS encoding ketose-bisphosphate aldolase, whose protein sequence is MIVTTAQLFKHAYGKYAIGAYNINNAEQAMGLFKGCISSKAPFIIQISKGARKYTDKKMLEAIIRSADEIFPEAIFAVHLDHGDEETCYDCINSGFYSSVMIDASHDPFEKNVAITKRVVDAAHAKGISVEAELGMLGGVEEDIKVEDGHATLTNPAEAEDFVKKTGCDSLACAIGTSHGAFKFKGKQSLHFDVLEKIKARMPGFPLVMHGSSSVPKDEVDRINAAGGTIKDSMGVDVNEYLPAAKLGVTKINIDTDGRLVWTRVHREFFRDKPAEFDFRPPGKIFIEEYAKFIASRNVLLGSAGQLDALRQSLGK
- a CDS encoding aminopeptidase, with protein sequence MNDFAVRLNDYADAIVRVGVNLQPGQKLLVTDPYDQQGVARSAEVLVEAVQRAATGTGGGVEVLWSPSTQIRAMAEADQRGTFDRLVEQNTSRLAHHLRRGGAFLFLTGSQPRLMEGVPAANLAAQHEITWRHFGPIVQQLVRGAAQWCIAPAPSPSWAALTFADLPSEQRLAALWRCVFDSARATGDGRATDYWNEHLDRLVATADKLNAARRTVVHFTGAGTDLILKLPPQHHWCTAAQHTKRGVRHVINLPTEEIFTAPDCRSANGRIRVARPVCHAGTTIEGIELEFRAGRVVASAARTNADLLRELLATDEGAVRLGEVALLAAELGAPPPSWPATRAVFHHPLLDENAANHIALGEAYPFCHRGWWKRAVNRSLVHVDLPLDARAELS
- a CDS encoding sigma-70 family RNA polymerase sigma factor, yielding MPDSPPSPANDPDLLLRASAGDQAAFGQLMRAHYEPVFRTVFGILRNEHDARDVTQEVWVKVWQELPRFRGDAKFTTWVHPIAVRKSLDHLRKRRRWFDRFLPFASAGEDAPPEAVMVAEPSTETTARDEAEGGERREQLQRALDALPPKHRAVLTLREVQGLSYEEIAQAMELPIGTVMSRLYHARKMLAQKLKPSR
- a CDS encoding zf-HC2 domain-containing protein, with translation MNCRSAQSLLLTENDGVLTPAQHAELASHLASCAACRAYRAELAAALETLRADVQAAPLPDIDAEWRAVQAKIDATRSASAPRREKRRLAPVVWISAPLAAAAAVALTLFVGRPVPSDELANASGAEFAARVDYVDVADPSATPIVYSDKESGWLVVWAESADTGHTSG
- a CDS encoding GNAT family N-acetyltransferase, with the protein product MAAVGDTPIIVRSAVVADVPALCGLVRELGYTGTTEEVGERLARILSDDAQAVFVAARTGGVVGWLQVQATNLLESEPRGEIVGLVVTAAERGRGVGTVLVGAAEQWARGRGLALMGVRSNQVRLDARRFYERLGYAVTKTQLSFRKKL
- the menB gene encoding 1,4-dihydroxy-2-naphthoyl-CoA synthase, which gives rise to MIPAWKTAKNYEDIIYQKADGIAKITINRPEKRNAFRPQTVFELHEALLDAREDQKIGVVLLTGAGPAKDGKYAFCAGGDQSVRGHGGYIDAKGVPRLNILEVQKLIRSMPKVVIALVAGYAIGGGHVLHVMCDLTIAADNGIFGQVGPKMGSFDGGFGSSYLARMVGQKKAREIWFLCRQYNAQEALAMGLVNKVVPVAELEAEGVAWARDILQRSPLAIRCLKSAFNAELDGQSGVQELAGNATMLYYMTEEAKEFMTAQKEKRKPKAEQFPWLP
- a CDS encoding KUP/HAK/KT family potassium transporter; the protein is MQAEGKGHVAAAGAGLTLGALGVVFGDIGTSPLYALRECLNYLPPVDRAQGVLGALSLVFWAMVLVVIVKYLVFVTRADNRGEGGIFALLALGHGQRQRSKMGVMTVLILLGAALLYGDGIITPAISVMGAVEGINTFTPGFAGWVPFLSAIVLGGLFAVQYKGTKSIGRIFGPAMLIWFIVLGLLGIWHVIENPAVFVALDPRLGIRLLLSHPQESAGLLGSVVLAITGAEALYADMGHFGRRHIARAWYFCAFPGLVLNYFGQGARALAHPDDTTHTFFALVPEGAPRLALTLLSIVAAIIASQAMISGVFSLTRQAIQLGYFPRLMINYTNPDQSGQIYLPLVNGLLAAGSIYVVLAFRSSERLAAAYGIAVTGTMVVTTLAFYAVLRLNWKWPVWRAVLLCAFFLAIDVPLFASNLHKFADGGWFPVLIALGVIAVMHTWKTGKEEIFRRIYANGVTEDELRSIARSEHITRVRGAGVFMAGNPTGTPLVLLHHLKANKVLHETVVLLSIVTEEVPHIPDHERLTVAEIGHGVWRAVGRYGYMESPDVSRLMEQVKTGGVPIKLNEATYYFNREMIITGGESRMWHWEKRLYALLSRNARQARDYYRLPPMQIIEVGMPIQL